A genomic region of Trichothermofontia sichuanensis B231 contains the following coding sequences:
- a CDS encoding N-acetylmuramoyl-L-alanine amidase: MRAYWLLPTLLGALLFSTVAEAAQLRTWRFDANRNQLEFTTNGGVQPTAQLIPNPTRLVIDLPGVIFGQPMASQAGPGAIQAIRVAQFNPQTTRIVVELAPGYTLDPNGVQFRGITASQWQVQLPTPQPVAVTAPPPSPPPTRPGTLAVGPTAGTASTQLEDVFVTSDGFFVRTAGANPTINVDRSRDRRTITVELRDTTIAQTFTDRTITVNRYGVNRLQVAQVSSNPPAARLTLDVDPNSPDWQASTSGSRGIVLIPNSRTAAVAVQQSPSRANTRQPTATIQSVELSNNDSQLLVKADRPLFYQSNWDRQTGLFRIEVAPARLHRRARNAPRLARNSPLQKLEVRQEGDKVVILVQPAPGSQVGEVNQPTSQTLALQVSRVVVSTAPPPPPPNPPSTVQIPVPPTTNPPPPPPTPLPPTGPLPRVPNGQVIVVIDPGHGGPDPGAVGIGNIYEKNIVLDISRQVAAILQQQGVQVVMTRSDDRDLDLEPRVQIAEQANANAFVSIHANAISMSRPEVNGLETYYYVSGLGLAQAIHSSILQSGLGMRDRGVRQARFYVLRRTSMPAVLVETGFVTGAEDAPRLADPNFRARMAAAIARGILNYFQGR, translated from the coding sequence GTGCGAGCTTACTGGTTGCTACCCACGCTATTGGGTGCGCTCTTATTCTCTACAGTGGCTGAAGCTGCCCAACTCCGAACCTGGCGCTTTGATGCCAATCGGAATCAGTTAGAATTCACCACCAATGGGGGAGTGCAACCCACGGCCCAACTCATCCCTAACCCCACCCGTCTGGTCATTGATCTGCCGGGGGTGATCTTTGGGCAACCAATGGCCAGCCAAGCCGGACCCGGGGCTATTCAAGCGATCCGGGTAGCCCAGTTTAACCCTCAAACGACCCGGATTGTGGTTGAACTCGCCCCTGGTTATACGCTCGATCCCAATGGGGTCCAGTTTCGCGGTATCACGGCGAGTCAATGGCAAGTCCAATTGCCCACCCCCCAGCCGGTGGCAGTGACGGCACCGCCCCCCAGCCCACCCCCCACTCGTCCTGGGACTCTTGCCGTTGGCCCAACAGCGGGTACCGCCAGCACCCAATTGGAGGATGTATTTGTTACGTCGGATGGCTTTTTTGTGCGGACTGCCGGGGCCAATCCCACGATCAATGTCGACCGTAGCCGCGATCGCCGCACCATTACTGTGGAACTGCGGGATACGACTATTGCCCAGACTTTTACCGATCGCACGATCACAGTTAACCGCTATGGCGTCAATCGCCTGCAAGTGGCCCAAGTCTCCTCAAACCCACCTGCTGCCCGCCTGACTCTCGATGTTGATCCCAACAGCCCCGACTGGCAGGCCAGTACTAGTGGCTCTAGGGGGATAGTGCTGATTCCCAATAGCCGCACGGCTGCGGTGGCTGTACAGCAATCGCCGTCGCGAGCCAATACCCGGCAACCCACAGCCACCATTCAGTCAGTCGAACTGAGCAATAATGATTCCCAACTGCTGGTAAAGGCCGATCGCCCCCTATTTTATCAAAGCAATTGGGATCGCCAGACGGGACTGTTCCGAATCGAAGTGGCCCCAGCTCGGTTGCATCGGCGGGCACGCAATGCCCCCCGCCTCGCCCGCAATAGCCCTCTACAAAAGTTAGAGGTACGCCAAGAGGGGGACAAGGTGGTCATTTTGGTCCAGCCAGCCCCTGGTTCACAGGTGGGGGAAGTTAACCAGCCTACCTCGCAAACCCTGGCACTACAAGTCAGCCGAGTTGTGGTCAGCACTGCCCCACCGCCACCGCCGCCGAATCCTCCCTCAACAGTCCAGATTCCAGTTCCTCCCACGACGAATCCCCCACCTCCTCCCCCCACGCCCCTGCCCCCGACGGGACCCCTCCCCCGCGTGCCCAATGGGCAGGTGATTGTGGTGATTGATCCAGGACATGGGGGACCTGATCCGGGTGCAGTGGGAATCGGCAATATCTATGAGAAAAACATCGTGCTGGATATTTCCCGCCAAGTTGCAGCTATCTTGCAACAGCAGGGGGTACAGGTGGTGATGACGCGATCGGACGATCGGGATTTAGATCTCGAACCCCGCGTCCAGATTGCTGAACAAGCCAATGCCAACGCATTTGTCAGCATCCACGCCAATGCGATTAGCATGAGCCGTCCAGAGGTGAATGGGCTGGAGACCTATTACTACGTGTCGGGTTTGGGGTTGGCCCAAGCGATTCATAGCAGTATTTTGCAAAGTGGATTGGGGATGCGCGATCGCGGGGTGCGGCAGGCACGATTCTATGTCCTCCGGCGCACCTCGATGCCTGCCGTGTTGGTGGAAACCGGGTTTGTGACGGGGGCTGAGGATGCCCCCCGCTTGGCTGACCCCAATTTCCGCGCTCGGATGGCCGCGGCGATCGCCCGTGGGATTCTCAACTATTTTCAGGGACGTTAG
- a CDS encoding GAP family protein, with the protein MGLLLLQSPQQGLLKAEAYVSGMTLTRLVQGVIFGVVLAGPAVAAQKGGGKHAIVSTLLRVLGILLLITAYKKWRGADDPDVPPPQWLTLIEQATPAKALGIGIGLPLIAAKLWVFTLSALATIAAAQLGQPASAIAFLLFVILAKVFLWLPIGMRVFLPKPSQPLLQRVANWLTDHNREIIVVISLVFGRWFLASGLSGLVP; encoded by the coding sequence GTGGGGTTGTTATTGCTGCAAAGTCCGCAGCAGGGCCTCCTCAAGGCGGAGGCCTATGTGAGCGGTATGACGCTGACCCGTTTGGTGCAGGGGGTGATCTTTGGGGTCGTGTTAGCGGGACCAGCAGTGGCGGCCCAGAAAGGGGGTGGCAAGCATGCGATCGTTTCAACGCTGTTAAGGGTCCTGGGGATTCTGTTATTGATTACGGCCTATAAAAAATGGCGGGGAGCCGATGATCCCGATGTGCCACCGCCCCAGTGGTTAACCCTTATTGAGCAGGCAACCCCGGCCAAGGCATTGGGGATCGGGATTGGCCTCCCCTTGATTGCGGCCAAATTGTGGGTGTTTACCCTGAGTGCGCTGGCAACGATCGCGGCGGCCCAATTGGGACAACCCGCCAGTGCGATCGCCTTTCTCCTGTTCGTGATCCTGGCGAAGGTTTTCCTGTGGTTGCCGATCGGGATGCGGGTATTCCTCCCGAAGCCATCCCAACCCCTGCTCCAGCGTGTGGCCAACTGGTTAACCGATCACAACCGGGAAATCATCGTGGTGATTTCGCTGGTCTTTGGCCGCTGGTTTTTGGCCTCTGGCCTCTCAGGTCTTGTTCCCTAA
- the lipA gene encoding lipoyl synthase, which produces MITKPEWLRVKAPQWQRVGSVKDILRDLALNTVCEEASCPNIGECFHHGTATFLIMGPACTRACPYCDIDFDKTPRGLDPTEPDRLAEAVCRLRLNHVVITAVNRDDLADGGASQFVRCIEAVRSHSPGTTIEVLIPDLCGNWAALDLILAASPEVLNHNTETVPRLYRRVRPQGDYDRSLELLRQCKAKAPWLYTKSGLMVGLGETETEVLAVMQDLRAVGCDILTIGQYLQPSPKHLAVQNFVPPDQFSHWQQQGEAMGFLQVVASPLTRSSYHAEQVRALMARYPRSRP; this is translated from the coding sequence GTGATTACGAAACCAGAATGGCTGCGGGTGAAGGCCCCACAATGGCAGCGGGTGGGCAGTGTTAAGGACATCCTGCGGGATCTTGCCCTGAATACGGTCTGTGAGGAAGCCTCTTGTCCCAATATTGGCGAATGCTTCCATCACGGAACGGCAACCTTTTTGATCATGGGACCCGCCTGCACCCGTGCCTGTCCCTACTGCGATATTGACTTTGACAAAACCCCCAGGGGGCTTGATCCGACGGAACCCGATCGCCTGGCCGAAGCGGTGTGTCGCCTGCGTCTGAACCATGTGGTCATTACGGCGGTGAATCGAGATGATCTGGCTGATGGGGGAGCCAGCCAATTTGTGCGTTGTATTGAAGCGGTGCGATCGCATTCACCAGGGACGACGATCGAGGTTTTGATTCCCGATCTGTGCGGTAATTGGGCGGCCCTAGATTTGATCCTGGCGGCTTCTCCAGAAGTCCTGAACCACAATACGGAAACGGTACCCCGGCTCTATCGACGGGTGCGGCCCCAGGGGGACTACGATCGCAGCTTAGAACTGTTGCGTCAGTGCAAGGCCAAAGCGCCCTGGCTCTATACCAAATCGGGCCTGATGGTTGGCCTAGGGGAAACCGAAACCGAAGTTCTGGCCGTCATGCAAGATCTGCGGGCCGTGGGTTGCGATATTTTGACGATCGGGCAATACCTCCAGCCCAGTCCTAAGCACCTGGCTGTACAGAACTTCGTACCACCAGACCAATTTAGCCACTGGCAACAACAGGGCGAAGCAATGGGCTTTTTGCAGGTAGTGGCGTCTCCCCTTACCCGCAGTTCTTACCATGCGGAACAGGTGCGTGCTTTGATGGCACGGTATCCTCGTTCCCGGCCTTAG
- a CDS encoding RNA polymerase sigma factor SigF, translating into MATQSTLRSRGMELLLAYYQNPSLSLRNQLVSLNAGLVRKVAYRLSYQCTEPYEDLEQIGYIGLIRAIERFNPNQGCAFSSFAVPYIRGEILHFLRDRGSTVKVPRRWQELHKEGQRLREELLKQLGTVPSDQQIADALQVSLQDWLEAKQVSQNRLPLSLDSICQQTDSCTTLGETLPDPAYQSLQRLEEERQQIQGALSQLEAKTRAAIEFVFIQGLSRKEVAKRIGVSPMTVSRRIQRGLRQLTLALQAKASLSA; encoded by the coding sequence ATGGCAACTCAATCGACTCTCCGTTCCCGCGGGATGGAACTGCTGTTAGCCTACTATCAGAATCCTTCCCTATCCCTGCGCAATCAATTAGTTAGTTTGAATGCCGGTTTAGTCCGAAAGGTGGCTTATCGCCTTAGCTACCAATGTACAGAACCCTACGAAGATTTAGAACAGATAGGCTACATCGGTCTTATCCGGGCGATCGAACGCTTCAACCCGAACCAGGGGTGTGCCTTTAGCTCCTTTGCCGTCCCCTACATCCGGGGCGAAATTCTCCATTTTTTGCGCGATCGCGGCAGTACTGTCAAAGTCCCCCGTCGCTGGCAGGAACTTCACAAGGAAGGCCAACGCTTACGGGAAGAACTCCTGAAGCAGTTGGGAACCGTTCCCTCGGATCAACAGATTGCGGATGCCCTTCAGGTTTCCCTGCAAGACTGGCTGGAAGCGAAGCAAGTGAGCCAAAACCGTCTGCCCCTGAGTCTGGATTCGATTTGCCAACAAACTGATTCCTGTACGACCCTGGGGGAGACGCTACCAGACCCCGCCTATCAATCGCTACAACGACTGGAAGAAGAACGCCAGCAAATCCAGGGTGCCCTGAGCCAGTTAGAGGCAAAAACCCGGGCAGCGATTGAATTTGTTTTTATTCAAGGGCTATCCCGTAAGGAAGTGGCCAAGCGGATTGGCGTGAGTCCGATGACCGTGAGTCGGCGCATTCAGCGCGGTCTGCGCCAACTGACCCTCGCACTCCAGGCCAAGGCGTCCCTTTCCGCGTAG